The DNA sequence GTCCTGCCCAAGAAAAGACAAGTTCcgtgaattaaattttacaatatactgtattattatatcttaaaattcaaatggaTACAAATCACTGTACAAGCATAAGTAATTGAGTAAGCctcaagtaacatgggacggagggagtatcatataGATGAAATGTGAAGGTATTCATAGAATTCTTTAGTTGGAAGTCAAATGAATACTTTCtgtatagtattatttatttactagtTCAATGAATTTGATGTAAAAATTATTGAGGATATGACAACTGACAAGTAATAAGTAATTGCTTGCTGTTTATATTCAGAGAAacacatattttgaagatatcCTCACAAGTTTGATAACACATAGTAActccacaaaacaattatccAAAAAGTAAGCGCAAGAATATATCCATAGGAAAGGAGGAGAAACAACAAATAATCAGATTTACCTCAAACaaaggaaaagggaaaatgaaaagGGAAATCTTACTTTGGTGGATGAAATGACTCTCCTACCTGTCGCCACAATTTGGATCCAGTTACCTATCAGATGTTTAAATTCAGAGAAATTCAGAGAAATTCAGAGAAATTCAGAAAAACAACATCTCAGCATATAATATCATCATCCAACAGACAATAAAACTTTCAAAAGTCCCCCATTCAAGATGCATCtcaaatattaagaaattctTACCCTGTCATAACCTCCCAATCTAATCACAGCTCTCCATAGCCTAAAGGCCAATAAGATAAGGAATAAGATTTTATCCAAGGTCTTAGTCATAGCTGCCAAAACTAAATGCAAACAATACTCACTTCAGGCAATTTAATGGTTGACCATAAAATTTTGGTGGTTTAAAGTCTGTTGCCCTCTCACGGTAAAAACTTTCAAGTTCCCTTATAAATGCTGCTTGGTCCTCTGGCGTTCCATCATCACCGTCTGCCATCTGacaataagataaaaatattagaagcatttcttttatttttattttgtgtgcataaatgtaattttgtgatttattcaTTACCAGAGGTAGTGTGGCTTGACTGTAAACAGTCTTGCCTGCTTCTCCGCTATGGCTCCCCATATTTGTCGGAAAATATCTGACAGTGGAATTGGGTGTAGCAAATTCATGCTTATTTAGTAGAGACGAATCACTCCCTTCGAGTCCAGTTATAGTTTCCACACTCTTGGCATTCCCATCAGTTACACACCCAGCTAGAAGTACTTCTTTATCCTGTTCTTTTGGTTCATCATTAACTACTTTATCCTCATTTGCATTAGCTGCATCTTCCACCTCTTTATCCCCACTCTGTGGAACCTCAACTGATGTAACGGTTTGGACTTGAGGAGACTCGTTTGAAGATAATCTAGTTTGAAGTTTATCATTGTCACTAAAACCACCCCCACTATCGACGTTTTCACCTTCCATTTCTCTTTTCGCAGCATTTTTAACACTTTCTTCATTCTCCCCACTCTCTTTGGACTTTTCCACTTCAATGTAGCCATTGGAATTTCCATCCACATTTTTAATAGGAATTTCACTTTCAACATCATTTGCAACTGGATTTTCCTCTTTCAACCCATCATTAGCAACACTTTCCTCAACCACATCATTCTTCATACCACTTTCAGGCACAGTTTGCACTTCTGAATTAGCCTCAATACTGATTCCCTCTTCATTCTTACTTTCAGTGTCAACTTGCTCACCTGTTGGTTCAACATCCTTGACTGACATTGGCTCAGTAGTCTGGCTTTCATGGTTAGTTTGAGCTTCCATTTCACTCATGGCATTGATCTGATCATTTGCTTCATTGCTCAGCTTATTTGAGTCGTCATCACCATTTCCATTTTGACTTGCATTCTCTGCAACAGTAACTGCAGAGGGAGGGTCATCCTCTTTAAATTCACTCTTAAAGTCGAACACTTTATAATCGGCTTCTTTGATTTCATTCCCTGAATCAGGCTTTTGGGCATCATGCATTTCTACATCTTTGTCATCCATTATGCTATCTATTCCACAATATCATCAAAGTTCTGATAGATTCAGTTCCATTAAACAATAACAGGGGGggggaagaaaaaaagaagaaacaaaatcgACAGAGGCCGATACAAGTATAAAACCAGAACGCCTGTTAGACCATTCATAAAAGTAAATGCACACAAATCATCGTCCAACACTATCCATCCAGGAATCGGAGCatttctaaaccctaattcctccaaatgtaataaataaattggagtacaaaaaaaaaaacttgcgTGCATGAACCGAATCTCATAAACAACAATTCAGTGGGCGGAAGAGTCAAAACACCACGAAAACAATATCAGATCAATTCAAATTCCAGATTCACATGCAGCGACAAATTCAACACACGCTCACGAATTCATGCAGGCGCAAACCTGCGAAACACTTACCTCAGAAAACAGCTCAGGGCACAAGTCCGTCGAAATGGAGATGCGATAGAATTCAAGTCTGGAGTCAATACATTGGCGAGTTAGAGAAAAATGAGGATTCTGCAGGCACACAAATTCCAGTCCAAAATGTTGTTAAATTGGGgaataaataggagaaaatTGAAACGTCCTTATAATCCAAACAGCGATTACATAGTACGATAGGGCGAATCGTTAGCAAAGAGGTAGAAAGAGAGAGCACCTTGAAACGCCGGAGAGAGAGAACGGCAAAGAAAGTCCCCTGCTTCTGCGGTTGCCTACTTCAATACAACGATGTAAAACACACCTGGATATAGATTTACCGTTCACAAATGCCCGTTTTGCCCTTCTAATTTTGACcgcaatttgatttttatagaattattattgtgtcaatttatttttatttttttatggagaTTACAGACGGTGTGATTTCTGATTTGTTAAAATTGGTATACGGTATTAAGTGTATTGGTGTTATAGAATAGTTAATGGTTTTTATTGTCATATTATCTTCATATCTATTGTTTCTATAATGTTATTGTATCAACggatttaaatagaaaataaaaattattatcttATTATTTACTACATTAGTTGATTGAACCATGACTTcaattatctatatttttttcataaaatctcgtaccTGAAAAAGCTCAATTGGCTATTTGGTGGGtgatatgattttgattttctacTGTTAGACCGTATAAATCTATTCTTgctttgttttcaaattagtaatttagCAAATATggtgaaattatgaaaatcgttacattgtttttaaaatttggaattaTCTTCAATTCgatgtaaattttatttgctaaACATTCTCGTATTCAATTGACATACGCCCCGATTCAAAATAGACTTTAACAAgttaatttaaaagtaatacTGTAACAAAATTTGAGTAAGATTGTTTCccatatcaaaatttataaatggaATCAATATTTGAATGTCTATTatgtaatactagtatattttgatcTTTCTATTGGTGTTGGTGtaatttaaaagtaatacTCTAACAAAATTTGAGTAAGATTGTTTCccatatcaaaatttataaatggaATCAATATTTGAATGTCTATTatgtaatactagtatattttgatgtttCTATTGGTGTTGGCGTTTGATTATGTTTGCATCCAAATTTGACCGGGTCCATCAACGTCTCGACTCGTGATATGATTGGTTATGGGCTCATGCATATTGTTAGAAGCGTAGTAAATTAGCATACCATTAAACTAAAATGGCTATACGTATATTAAATGAGCTACGAATTGCAAAAGTATTAAACAAGTATGAAATGGGTAACGGTTTTgtgtaataaaattttcattttcatttacaaaatattactGTTATGCTGAATTTCATATCTCCAATGATCTTACTATCATGATTTTGGGTATAATAATCTAATGAAGAATTCAATTTCgaaagttgtaaataaatttttacatttatgtaattctatacatatattttaaaaatatagtaattcgATGACATGCAAAAATTGTCAATtattgtactagtatttagtattatatattattggCCCGAAATGATTATGAAGAAACAAATATGGGTATATGGTGACCTATCATCATACATAGTGaactcattaaaaataatacaaagcCAACGctgaagttttttttaattattgtgattattcacctatattaattatcattgataattaaatacgaaacaaaataatagtattaattccTAATAATTAACGCCtccaaaaagaaatttaacttGGAGTGTTTACTAACTTATGGTATAAGTAAGCCCAACatacaatttaatttgaaaatgaagtCCAATTGGGCCCAATTGGATGCACCTTAAACATGTGtgttaaattaaaacattagGTTAGgtttttaaaatctaatatAATATCCAAACTAAGAAAACAACTCATTCTTcccaatataatttttttacataattaattttaaaaaatattggttaaactttaaaatactaataaattactTGAGCTTATTATATGCTTGAATAAATCTCCGaactcttaaattttaatcatgagttataaaatttattaagtcATGTAATCCTAATTACAACGCGTTTAAACTTATGTACTAGTATCTTTTTTGggaaataatgtacatttatgTTCTCTAGACATATAAATACTCCCCACCTCGTTAGAAATgaacacatttatttttcggcatcagattttattttgtgttgttttataaattaatgagaagagaataaaataaaagaaataaaaaaatagatataatgttgtttatattttaagaaatatttcattttaataagataataaaaatgtgttatttttaatgggatagaGGGTGAGGAAGTATATAACAACATAATCGGGTATTATTTCCCAAAATGCCTCcaccctaattaattaatgtcttatatttaatgtatataatactacaacgggtcttattctaatgcttatagcaccctaatccaaaatcaagactaaatctccacctttggattttaaaatgagtggatgagattaaagctcacaaaatctcaataaatagtagataaaatatcaacaaaagggtaatatcgtcattatgttatcatatgataattttcgtgagtgtttttttatatcaacattgtgtattacaaatatcgacaatatgacattagaatatcaacacaaggacaagaaaatatcaacacattttgaGATtgaacatgcataatattgagatgttgcctacaatatattgagattttttgttgtatttattgaaaatagcTGCttatgtacgaaaattgaaatataatttatcaaatttcatcacccgaacatcgtcggaacatatgcaattgaaatctcgttggaatccttattaaattatctttaatttgatatatttattgcgaaaaaataatttaaattgagagaattatgtaaatttaaagatttgagatgattttgaggagagagaaagtagttagttataatttcTACatatagaatttatattaatacccttttaatttaattaataattatttaaatttaaaacctATTAtacttgacattatattaaccacaaaatcttctaatctaatagTTAAAAATTAGTCTCAATTTAagattgataattagttagcaatagATTACCTCTCATGactattaaataaagaaaacaaagagatGTGGACATGTGGTAGTAACGAAGTTTGATTCATtatgcataattttttaatcctaTTTTCTGCGTGACTTTATCTTTATGACTCTTGTTAActctaaaataataacaattagaAAAGGAATTTCAATACTGCCAGTCACGACAAGGAGACCCACCTATAAATGCGAATCCTACGACGCCGTTTCGGCTGCATGCAGCAGATATACGTGCGtaatcttttctctttttagtccAATTGTGTGAGCAGTGTGTttcttggaaataaaaaaaagggtctttgttttttcagtcttatatatttattgggaaatgcttaaagatttttttaattccaatcTAGAAGTTTTTCTTTAATGAGGATGAAGAAACGTGATCTACTTTGATTTCGAAATTTCTACATCATTCGTTTATGGCGTGATTTTCTTGAACACAAGGTAcctttaattttatgtctAATTTGATGGACTTttatgtactagtactatatatgctTATTGCATGTTGATTTTGcttctttctttttgggaAAGATTATATCTTTTCATGGTTGCTGCTACCTATCCGGATTTCATATTCTGGTAGagttcatctctctctctctagaataGTCTTGATTGCGATGGGTTGATTCTGATTGGCGTGGTGCATAATTATCCACAAAACTCGTGacacaaaaagataaaagtcTCAAGTGTTGTTTGTACAAGCTAGCTTCTGTTAAAGTATAAATATGGCAGTAAATATGCAAACTAGTAGCCCGAATTTTTGTAGCAATTCTTGAAATTAATATCTAAATTTGGAGTTGCATAATGAGGGAATGCCTAAATCATGGTAGCATTTTGGATATTAAATGAATCCAAGAAAAAGGGTGGCTTAATGCTAAGGTGGAATATATTCACAAAAGTTGAAATTATCTAGTATGAGAAGTTTGCAATTGCAACTATGTCAGGAAACTGATGTTATTGTGATTTAGAGGCTTTGATGGTATAAAGCTTAAAGGTTGAGGTATTGCTGTTTGGAAAGTGCAAAAATGGCCCTTTTGGATCTATTCGCGGCGTCTTCTGTTCCTGTGGTGAAAGTGCTTCTGGTGACTGCGTTGGGCTCGTATCTTGCTGTGGATCGCGTCAACATTCTAGGAGACGATGCTAGGAAGCATTTGAACAATGTAAGTTGTGCTTCTAGTTTTTAGTCCATCATAAGCTTTGCGAGTTTATTGCCCGATGTGTATGTATATCCTCATTTTTGGCTACTTATGTATGTTACAGCTTTATTTAGATATTGTAGCATCTCTAAACAGAAATTTGTTGTTGGCGATTGAAAATGAAGTTTCTTTTGGCTTGTTCTTGTGCTTCTCTCTGTTTCAGTCTTTCATGTTAGTCGGAAAATACAATAAACTTTCTCGTCATAAAGTTTTGCATGTTCAGATGCTATGTCTAGAAAATGAATTAAGACAGTGCATAGTGCTAGATTGTGAAGATTTGTATGGTTAGAAAGTATTTATATGTGCATATTGTTGCCTTTGAACGTCTACTGGTTTCCAAACAATAACACAATCTGTTGTAAATGATCCTGTTATCTTGTGTGGACAGATTACGTTCTTTGTTTTTAACCCAGCCCTCGTCTACAGCAACTTAGCCAGCACATTAACATTTGAAAGCATGGTTGAGTTGTAAGTTTTC is a window from the Salvia hispanica cultivar TCC Black 2014 chromosome 1, UniMelb_Shisp_WGS_1.0, whole genome shotgun sequence genome containing:
- the LOC125202628 gene encoding AT-rich interactive domain-containing protein 5-like isoform X2 gives rise to the protein MSEMEAQTNHESQTTEPMSVKDVEPTGEQVDTESKNEEGISIEANSEVQTVPESGMKNDVVEESVANDGLKEENPVANDVESEIPIKNVDGNSNGYIEVEKSKESGENEESVKNAAKREMEGENVDSGGGFSDNDKLQTRLSSNESPQVQTVTSVEVPQSGDKEVEDAANANEDKVVNDEPKEQDKEVLLAGCVTDGNAKSVETITGLEGSDSSLLNKHEFATPNSTVRYFPTNMGSHSGEAGKTVYSQATLPLMADGDDGTPEDQAAFIRELESFYRERATDFKPPKFYGQPLNCLKLWRAVIRLGGYDRVTGSKLWRQVGESFHPPKTCTTVSWTFRIFYEKSLLEYERHKRQSGDLQLPVAMLHEASGADSEGNGYQGSGPGRARRDAAARAMQGWHVQRLSDYGEVGEPVIKDKNINMVKREKNTKSIASLKQKRQNEVELPVKAIRTETSRQLVTSVVDVGPPADWVKINIRQTRDCFEVYALVPGLLREEVRVQSDPAGRLVITGQPEQADNPWGITPFKKVVSLPARINPLQTSAVVSLHGRLFVRVPFESNS
- the LOC125202628 gene encoding AT-rich interactive domain-containing protein 5-like isoform X1; this translates as MDDKDVEMHDAQKPDSGNEIKEADYKVFDFKSEFKEDDPPSAVTVAENASQNGNGDDDSNKLSNEANDQINAMSEMEAQTNHESQTTEPMSVKDVEPTGEQVDTESKNEEGISIEANSEVQTVPESGMKNDVVEESVANDGLKEENPVANDVESEIPIKNVDGNSNGYIEVEKSKESGENEESVKNAAKREMEGENVDSGGGFSDNDKLQTRLSSNESPQVQTVTSVEVPQSGDKEVEDAANANEDKVVNDEPKEQDKEVLLAGCVTDGNAKSVETITGLEGSDSSLLNKHEFATPNSTVRYFPTNMGSHSGEAGKTVYSQATLPLMADGDDGTPEDQAAFIRELESFYRERATDFKPPKFYGQPLNCLKLWRAVIRLGGYDRVTGSKLWRQVGESFHPPKTCTTVSWTFRIFYEKSLLEYERHKRQSGDLQLPVAMLHEASGADSEGNGYQGSGPGRARRDAAARAMQGWHVQRLSDYGEVGEPVIKDKNINMVKREKNTKSIASLKQKRQNEVELPVKAIRTETSRQLVTSVVDVGPPADWVKINIRQTRDCFEVYALVPGLLREEVRVQSDPAGRLVITGQPEQADNPWGITPFKKVVSLPARINPLQTSAVVSLHGRLFVRVPFESNS